AGGGATTGGGATTAGAGGGGCTCGAAATTCTTGCCGAAGCCAGAGAGCGCTTTGGTCTTCCGATTGTTACTGAGGCTACGAGTCCTGAAAACGCTGAAATCGTTGCTGCTTACGCTGACATGATTCAGATTGGGGCACGGAACATGCAGAACTTTGAACTTCTCAAAAAGGTGGGCACGTTGCGAAAACCCGTGCTCTTGAAACGGGGTATGTCGGCGACGATTGAAGATTTCCTCCTCGCAGCCGAGTACATCCTGAGCCTTGGGAATTTCCAGGTCGTTCTCTGTGAACGGGGCATCCGAACTATTGAGCGCCTCACGAGGAACACCCTCGACCTTACAGCCATCCCCCTCATTAAGGAACTCTCGCATCTTCCTGTCATTGTCGATCCGAGCCATGGCACAGGTCTCCGAGAGAAGGTCATTCCTATGGCCAGAGCTGCTTTGGCCTGTGGAGCTGATGGGGTTATGGTTGAGGTGCACCCGGAGCCTGAGCGGGCTCTCTCTGATGGACCCCAGAGCCTTCGCCCTGATCAGTTCCGGAAGCTCATGCGGGACCTTGAGGTCATTAGTGTTCTTGTGGGCAGAGAACTCCAGAAAAGGGTTGTTGCCGAGGAGTTTCTCAGAATGTCCTCGGTTCCGAAGAGTTCTGGGAAATCCCGAGTGGTTTTCCTCGGGGAGCAGGGGTCCTTCAGTTCTCAGGTTGCCCGGCGTTCTTTTGGAGAAAACGCCGAGTTTCTCCCCTGCCAGAACTTCCGAGAGATTTTCGAGCGGGTGTCTCGTGGTGAAGCTACTCATGGGGTGCTTCCCATTGAGAATACCATAACAGGAAGCATTCACCACAACTTTGACCTTCTTCTTGAGTTTCCGGAGATATTTATCGTCGGAGAACGGTTCATTCGTGTTTCTCAACATCTTGGGCTTTACCCTGGAACAGGGCGAGAGGACCTCCAGGTGCTTTTTGCTCATCCCCAAGGGTTTGCCCAGTGCGGGAAATTCCTCGAGAGCCTCAGAAATGTCCGGATCATCAACGTGGGAAATACCGAAGAGGCTGCACGAAGGACGGTGGAATTTGGTCCGGGAAGCGGGTGCATCTCCAGTGAGGAGGCCATCGCTAAATACGGCCTTGAGAGGGCAGAGGAGGAAATCGAGGATAATCCCCGGAACTTCACCCGCTTCATCATTATTGCCAGGCATTTTGAACCTCTCCTTGAACACGACAAAGTCTCCTGCGTTTTTGCGCTGCGAAACTATCCGGGAGCCCTCTACGAAGCTCTTGGGGTCTTTGCTCGTCGGGGAGTTAACCTGTTGAAGCTCGAGTCCCGTCCCCTTGTGGGGAAGCCCTGGGAGTACCTCTTCTACGTGGACTGGGAAGGAAACCTTGTCGAGGAGAAGTATCGGGAGCTCCTTGAGGAATTGAGGTCCAAAAGCACCCTCCTTCGGATCCTTGGCAGTTACAAGAATGCCTGGAAACTCGAGGACTCTGGATTTGGATCGTAGGGATGTCCCGGTTCACACAGATCTGCAACAGGTAGGGTAGACAAAAAAGAAGAGAGGCCTGTATCCTAACTCCAAGGAAAGAAATCGCAGAAAGGAGGCCTCTCTTCCCATGGCAAAGAGTAGCACAAGAGGAACGGAAAGTCTATCCCGTTTCTCCGGTTCCTCACTCCACCTTGAGTCCCTCTTTGGGTATGCCTCTTTGGCAAAGCTTGCCAAAATCCATGGACTCTCCAAGAAAGCCAAGATTCGCCTTGAGGTTCTCGACTTTGCCAGAAAACACCCTGTTGCTGTCACCTGCAGGAGATACGGCATTGCCCGGAGCACTTACTACCGCTGGAAGAAGAAGTTCAACCCCAGGAATCTGAAGAGCCTGATACCCTCCAGAA
Above is a window of Candidatus Caldatribacterium sp. DNA encoding:
- the aroF gene encoding 3-deoxy-7-phosphoheptulonate synthase, yielding GLGLEGLEILAEARERFGLPIVTEATSPENAEIVAAYADMIQIGARNMQNFELLKKVGTLRKPVLLKRGMSATIEDFLLAAEYILSLGNFQVVLCERGIRTIERLTRNTLDLTAIPLIKELSHLPVIVDPSHGTGLREKVIPMARAALACGADGVMVEVHPEPERALSDGPQSLRPDQFRKLMRDLEVISVLVGRELQKRVVAEEFLRMSSVPKSSGKSRVVFLGEQGSFSSQVARRSFGENAEFLPCQNFREIFERVSRGEATHGVLPIENTITGSIHHNFDLLLEFPEIFIVGERFIRVSQHLGLYPGTGREDLQVLFAHPQGFAQCGKFLESLRNVRIINVGNTEEAARRTVEFGPGSGCISSEEAIAKYGLERAEEEIEDNPRNFTRFIIIARHFEPLLEHDKVSCVFALRNYPGALYEALGVFARRGVNLLKLESRPLVGKPWEYLFYVDWEGNLVEEKYRELLEELRSKSTLLRILGSYKNAWKLEDSGFGS